The proteins below come from a single Salinilacihabitans rarus genomic window:
- a CDS encoding acyl-CoA carboxylase subunit beta, translated as MEDRIEELEELREEALLGGGEARIERQHEKGKMTARERIDYFLDDGTFTEFDQLRTHQTSQFGMEEKQIPGDGVVTGYGEVDGRTVFVFAHDFTVFGGSLGEVFAEKICKVMDMAMEVGAPIVGLNDSAGARIQEGVKSLAGFTEIFRRNQEASGVVPQISAIMGPCAGGAVYSPSITDFIFMVKDTSHMYITGPGVTKTVTGEEVTHEELGGAMTHADKTGVAQFACDSEEQALDDIKRLLSYLPQNNVEDPPRVEPWDDPDRRDEALESIVPDSPQKPYDMTRVIESVTDEGSFFEVAENYAQNLVVGFARLDGRSVGIVANQPRVNAGTLTVDASMKGSRFVRFCDSFNIPIVTFVDVPGYMPGTDQEHRGIIRHGAKLLYAYAEATVPLLTVITRKAYGGAYCVMASKNLGADVNYAWPTAEIAVMGPQGAVNILYRDELQEAEDPDALRDELIEEYREEFANPYTATDKGFLDDVILPTETRPRLIDDLEMLETKRETNPDKKHGNIPL; from the coding sequence ATGGAAGACCGCATCGAGGAGCTGGAGGAACTGCGCGAGGAAGCGCTGCTCGGCGGCGGCGAAGCCCGCATCGAGCGCCAGCACGAGAAGGGGAAGATGACCGCCCGCGAGCGGATCGACTACTTCCTCGACGACGGCACGTTCACCGAGTTCGATCAGCTCCGGACCCACCAGACGAGCCAGTTCGGGATGGAGGAAAAGCAGATTCCCGGCGACGGCGTCGTGACGGGCTACGGCGAGGTCGACGGCCGGACCGTCTTCGTCTTCGCCCACGACTTCACCGTCTTCGGCGGTTCGCTCGGCGAGGTCTTCGCCGAGAAGATCTGCAAGGTGATGGACATGGCGATGGAGGTCGGCGCGCCCATCGTCGGCCTCAACGACTCCGCGGGTGCCCGCATCCAGGAGGGCGTCAAGAGCCTCGCCGGCTTCACCGAAATCTTCCGGCGCAACCAGGAGGCAAGCGGCGTCGTCCCGCAGATCTCGGCGATCATGGGCCCGTGTGCCGGCGGCGCCGTCTACTCGCCGTCGATCACCGACTTCATCTTCATGGTGAAAGACACGAGCCACATGTACATCACCGGCCCCGGGGTGACGAAGACGGTCACCGGCGAGGAGGTCACCCACGAGGAACTCGGCGGGGCGATGACCCACGCCGACAAGACCGGGGTCGCCCAGTTCGCCTGCGACAGCGAGGAGCAGGCGCTCGACGACATCAAACGGCTGCTCTCCTATCTCCCCCAGAACAACGTCGAGGATCCCCCGCGGGTCGAACCGTGGGACGACCCCGACCGCCGCGACGAGGCCCTGGAGTCGATCGTCCCCGACAGTCCGCAGAAACCGTACGACATGACGCGGGTCATCGAGTCGGTGACGGACGAGGGTTCGTTCTTCGAGGTCGCGGAGAACTACGCGCAGAACCTCGTCGTCGGCTTCGCGCGCCTCGACGGCCGCTCGGTCGGCATCGTCGCCAACCAGCCCCGGGTGAACGCCGGCACGCTCACCGTCGACGCTTCGATGAAGGGATCGCGGTTCGTCCGCTTCTGTGACTCCTTTAACATCCCTATCGTCACCTTCGTCGACGTCCCCGGCTACATGCCCGGCACCGACCAGGAACACCGCGGCATCATCCGCCACGGGGCGAAACTCCTCTACGCGTACGCGGAGGCGACCGTCCCGCTGCTGACCGTCATCACGCGGAAAGCGTACGGCGGCGCCTACTGCGTCATGGCCTCGAAGAACCTCGGCGCGGACGTCAACTACGCGTGGCCGACCGCCGAAATCGCCGTCATGGGTCCGCAGGGCGCGGTCAACATCCTCTACCGCGACGAACTCCAGGAGGCCGAGGACCCCGACGCGCTGCGGGACGAACTCATCGAGGAGTACCGCGAGGAGTTTGCCAACCCCTACACGGCGACGGACAAGGGCTTCCTCGACGACGTCATCCTCCCCACGGAAACCCGGCCGCGGCTGATCGACGATCTCGAGATGCTCGAGACGAAACGCGAGACGAACCCGGACAAGAAACACGGCAACATCCCGCTGTGA
- a CDS encoding ABC transporter substrate-binding protein: MPRHCDRRTVVKGAGAIGVGSLVAGCIGDGDSNGDGGDGDDQDSAAEASQGLDGPDVLNIIGYPESGIQIFRDFYSTFDNGTDIIVPDGLADDALPSEVGNPMDNVVGTAPSSAGPNEDTFEELYEDEYGESAGVFNSHTFDAVATCVLANVAAGENDGEAIRGQMRRIANPNGDEYGPGELQEAAEAVADGEDINYQGASSSVDYDENGDPADAAYDLWDFSEGAVTPYDMIEFEGKDPGGEMADESPGGTDRDQVSVGILLPETGDLGELGSLMIRAGELAAAQFEGAFSIDLQVEDTATDEQTALSNGEALIDAGYPAIVGAASSGNSVPLVGVTSDAGIVQCSPASTALSLTNIEDDGYFFRTAPSDILQGQVMAEVCAEELGAETAATLYVNNDYGQQLSDEFVRAFEEDQGGEALNTVSFEQTQGSYTSELESALSG; encoded by the coding sequence ATGCCACGTCACTGCGACAGGCGAACGGTAGTGAAGGGCGCGGGTGCGATCGGCGTCGGATCACTCGTCGCGGGTTGCATCGGAGACGGAGATTCGAACGGCGACGGCGGCGACGGCGACGATCAGGACTCCGCCGCCGAGGCCAGCCAAGGGCTCGACGGCCCGGACGTGCTGAACATCATCGGGTACCCGGAGAGCGGCATCCAGATCTTCCGGGACTTCTACTCGACGTTCGACAACGGGACCGACATCATCGTCCCGGACGGACTGGCCGACGACGCGCTCCCGAGCGAGGTCGGCAACCCGATGGACAACGTCGTCGGTACCGCCCCGTCGTCCGCGGGTCCGAACGAGGACACCTTCGAGGAACTCTACGAGGACGAGTACGGCGAGAGCGCCGGCGTGTTCAACTCGCACACGTTCGACGCCGTCGCGACGTGCGTGCTCGCGAACGTCGCCGCCGGCGAGAACGACGGCGAGGCGATCCGCGGCCAGATGCGCCGGATCGCCAACCCGAACGGCGACGAGTACGGCCCCGGCGAGTTACAGGAGGCCGCCGAGGCGGTCGCCGACGGCGAGGACATCAACTACCAGGGCGCTTCGAGCAGCGTCGACTACGACGAGAACGGCGACCCCGCGGACGCGGCGTACGACCTCTGGGACTTCAGCGAGGGCGCAGTCACGCCCTACGACATGATCGAGTTCGAGGGCAAAGACCCCGGCGGCGAGATGGCCGACGAGAGTCCGGGCGGCACCGACCGCGATCAGGTCAGCGTCGGCATCCTGCTGCCCGAGACCGGCGACCTCGGCGAACTCGGGTCGCTGATGATCCGCGCCGGCGAACTCGCCGCCGCGCAGTTCGAGGGCGCCTTCAGCATCGACCTGCAGGTCGAGGACACGGCCACCGACGAGCAGACGGCGCTGAGCAACGGCGAGGCGCTCATCGACGCCGGCTACCCGGCGATCGTCGGCGCGGCCTCCTCGGGTAACTCGGTGCCGCTCGTCGGCGTGACAAGCGACGCGGGCATCGTCCAGTGCTCGCCCGCGAGCACGGCGCTCAGCCTCACGAACATCGAGGACGACGGTTACTTCTTCCGTACCGCCCCGAGCGACATCCTCCAGGGACAGGTGATGGCGGAAGTCTGCGCCGAGGAACTCGGCGCCGAGACCGCCGCGACGCTGTACGTCAACAACGACTACGGCCAGCAGCTCTCCGACGAGTTCGTTCGGGCGTTCGAGGAGGATCAGGGCGGCGAGGCGCTCAACACCGTCTCGTTCGAGCAGACGCAGGGTTCGTACACGAGCGAACTCGAATCGGCGCTGTCCGGGTGA
- a CDS encoding MoaD/ThiS family protein, translating into MATDAQEARADTTTVDVRCTGHVRTAIGEHDIEFTFEGSSLREFLEAFFEEHPVEDLLIAETEADATARGWAPVPDDLPGTWRKNPEGEQTRPYARVTINGRFNEHLDGFETELSEGDRVGLLYPFIFCC; encoded by the coding sequence ATGGCAACCGACGCTCAGGAGGCGCGAGCCGACACCACGACGGTCGACGTCCGCTGTACGGGCCACGTCCGAACCGCCATCGGGGAGCACGACATCGAGTTCACCTTCGAGGGGTCCAGCCTGCGGGAGTTCCTCGAAGCGTTCTTCGAGGAGCACCCCGTCGAGGACCTGCTGATCGCCGAGACGGAGGCCGACGCGACGGCCCGCGGCTGGGCGCCCGTCCCCGACGACCTCCCCGGCACGTGGCGCAAGAACCCCGAGGGCGAGCAGACCCGGCCGTACGCCCGCGTCACGATCAACGGCCGGTTCAACGAGCACCTCGACGGGTTCGAGACGGAACTCTCGGAGGGCGACCGCGTGGGGCTGCTCTACCCGTTTATCTTCTGTTGTTGA
- a CDS encoding Htur_1727 family rSAM-partnered candidate RiPP translates to MVEKARRSRVEGDRRGTPVGQWEVFVRDEEADPLRHVGSVAAESATEAHEHASRLFGWYAVDLWVCPAEEVARFSTRGLGTAGGEDESEAESDEASAEPRVYEETEGSPEVRES, encoded by the coding sequence ATGGTAGAGAAAGCACGCCGCTCGCGCGTCGAGGGGGACCGACGCGGGACGCCGGTCGGACAGTGGGAGGTGTTCGTCCGCGACGAGGAGGCCGACCCGCTCAGACACGTCGGGAGCGTCGCGGCCGAGAGCGCGACGGAGGCCCACGAGCACGCCTCGCGGCTGTTCGGCTGGTACGCCGTCGACCTCTGGGTCTGTCCGGCCGAGGAAGTCGCGCGGTTCTCGACGCGGGGACTCGGGACCGCAGGCGGCGAGGACGAGAGCGAGGCCGAATCGGACGAGGCGAGCGCCGAACCCCGCGTCTACGAGGAGACCGAGGGGAGCCCGGAGGTGCGCGAGTCGTGA
- a CDS encoding acetyl-CoA carboxylase biotin carboxylase subunit translates to MFRKVLVANRGEIAVRVMRACEELNVGTVAIYSEADKDSGHVRYADEAYNVGPARAADSYLDHEAVIEAARKADADAIHPGYGFLAENAEFARKVEEAEGITWIGPSSDAMESLGEKTKARTIMDEADVPIVPGTTDPVTDPDVVREFGEEHGYPIAIKAEGGGGGRGMKVVEDESEVEDQFESAQREGEAYFGNDSVYLERYLERPRHIEVQIIADEHGNVRHLGERDCSLQRRHQKVIEEGPSPALSDELREQIGEAARRGVAAADYVNAGTVEFLVEEEPGRDGPLGPDANFYFLEVNTRIQVEHPVTEEITGVDIVKWQIRVAAGEELAFAQDDVDFDGHAMEFRINAENAAKNFQPASGGKLATYDPPGGVGVRVDDALRQGDGIVTDYDSMVAKLIVHAEDRDECIARSLRALREYEIEGVTTILPFHRLMLTDETFVDGRHTTKYLDEEIDRSRIEDAQAQWGPEESTAPEDEEVVEREFTVEVNGKRFEVNLEERGAVPLATGDGGADAGASRPEPAGGSSGGATAVEGDGERVDAEMQGTILSVEVEEGDEVAPGDVLVVLEAMKMENDIVASRGGTVSQVAVGEGESVDMGDTLVVIE, encoded by the coding sequence ATGTTCCGGAAGGTTCTCGTGGCCAACCGCGGCGAGATCGCGGTCAGGGTGATGCGAGCGTGCGAGGAGTTGAACGTCGGCACCGTCGCCATCTACTCCGAGGCCGACAAGGACTCGGGCCACGTCCGGTACGCCGACGAAGCGTACAACGTCGGGCCGGCCAGGGCGGCCGACTCCTACCTCGACCACGAGGCGGTCATCGAGGCCGCCCGCAAGGCCGACGCGGACGCGATCCACCCCGGCTACGGCTTCCTCGCGGAGAACGCCGAGTTCGCCCGCAAGGTCGAGGAGGCCGAGGGGATCACCTGGATCGGCCCGTCGAGCGACGCGATGGAGTCGCTGGGCGAGAAGACCAAAGCGCGGACGATCATGGACGAGGCCGACGTCCCCATCGTCCCCGGCACCACCGACCCCGTCACCGATCCCGACGTCGTCCGCGAGTTCGGCGAGGAGCACGGCTACCCGATCGCCATCAAAGCCGAGGGGGGCGGGGGCGGCCGCGGCATGAAGGTCGTCGAGGACGAGAGCGAGGTCGAAGACCAGTTCGAGAGCGCCCAGCGCGAGGGCGAGGCCTACTTCGGCAACGACTCCGTCTACCTCGAACGCTACCTCGAACGGCCCCGCCACATCGAGGTACAGATCATCGCGGACGAACACGGCAACGTCCGCCACCTCGGCGAGCGCGACTGCTCGCTCCAGCGTCGCCACCAGAAGGTCATCGAGGAGGGTCCCTCGCCCGCGCTGTCGGACGAACTGCGCGAGCAGATCGGCGAGGCCGCCCGCCGGGGCGTCGCCGCCGCCGACTACGTCAACGCCGGCACCGTCGAGTTCCTCGTCGAGGAGGAACCCGGCCGCGACGGCCCGCTGGGCCCGGACGCGAACTTCTACTTCCTCGAGGTCAACACCCGGATTCAGGTCGAACACCCCGTCACCGAGGAGATCACGGGCGTCGACATCGTCAAGTGGCAGATCCGCGTCGCCGCGGGCGAGGAACTCGCGTTCGCCCAGGACGACGTCGATTTCGACGGCCACGCGATGGAGTTCCGGATCAACGCCGAGAACGCGGCGAAGAACTTCCAGCCCGCCTCGGGCGGCAAACTCGCCACCTACGATCCGCCGGGCGGCGTCGGCGTCCGGGTCGACGACGCGCTCCGGCAGGGCGACGGGATCGTCACCGACTACGACTCGATGGTCGCGAAGCTGATCGTCCACGCCGAGGACCGCGACGAGTGCATCGCGCGCTCGCTGCGCGCCCTCCGGGAGTACGAGATCGAGGGCGTGACGACGATCCTGCCGTTCCACCGGTTGATGCTCACCGACGAGACGTTCGTCGACGGCAGGCACACCACGAAGTACCTCGACGAGGAGATCGACCGGAGCCGCATCGAGGACGCCCAGGCACAGTGGGGTCCCGAGGAGTCGACCGCCCCGGAGGACGAGGAGGTCGTCGAGCGCGAGTTCACCGTCGAGGTCAACGGCAAGCGCTTCGAGGTCAACCTCGAGGAGCGCGGCGCCGTCCCCCTCGCGACCGGCGACGGCGGCGCCGACGCGGGGGCGAGCCGGCCCGAACCGGCCGGCGGCAGTTCGGGCGGCGCGACGGCCGTCGAGGGCGACGGCGAGCGCGTCGACGCGGAGATGCAGGGGACGATCCTCTCGGTCGAAGTCGAGGAGGGCGACGAGGTGGCCCCCGGCGACGTGCTGGTCGTTCTCGAGGCGATGAAGATGGAAAACGACATCGTCGCCTCCCGCGGCGGCACCGTCTCGCAGGTCGCCGTCGGCGAGGGCGAGAGCGTCGACATGGGCGACACGTTAGTCGTCATCGAGTGA
- a CDS encoding fumarylacetoacetate hydrolase family protein: MRYVRFRDPAGAVRRGELESGHVHFGTESYALDDDAIDVLPPCEPSKLVCVGRNYADHAAEMDSDVPDRPLLFLKPPNTVAAHGDTVTAPAGKARVDYEAELGVVIGEQCRHVPESDAMDVVAGFTCVNDLSNRDDQREEQNWVRGKAFDGAAPMGPVLATPDEVPADATVRSRVDGEVKQDGSRDRLIFSVPELIAEITTYLTLEPGDVIATGTPEGVGPLADGDTVEIDVEGVGTLEHSVRVP; this comes from the coding sequence ATGCGCTACGTCCGATTCCGCGACCCGGCCGGAGCCGTCCGGCGAGGCGAACTCGAGAGCGGTCACGTCCACTTCGGCACCGAGAGCTACGCGCTCGACGACGACGCGATCGACGTCCTGCCGCCGTGCGAGCCGTCGAAGCTCGTCTGCGTCGGCCGCAACTACGCCGACCACGCCGCCGAGATGGACTCCGACGTCCCCGACCGGCCGCTGTTGTTCCTCAAGCCGCCGAACACGGTCGCCGCCCACGGCGACACCGTCACCGCCCCCGCCGGGAAGGCCCGCGTCGACTACGAGGCCGAACTGGGCGTCGTGATCGGCGAGCAGTGCCGTCACGTCCCCGAGAGCGACGCGATGGACGTCGTCGCGGGCTTTACCTGCGTGAACGACCTCTCGAACCGCGACGACCAGCGCGAGGAGCAAAACTGGGTCCGCGGGAAGGCCTTCGACGGCGCGGCACCGATGGGCCCCGTCCTCGCCACCCCCGACGAGGTACCTGCCGACGCCACCGTCCGCTCGCGGGTCGACGGCGAGGTGAAACAGGACGGTTCGCGCGACCGGCTCATCTTCTCCGTCCCGGAGCTGATCGCCGAGATCACGACCTACCTCACCCTCGAACCGGGCGACGTGATCGCCACCGGCACCCCCGAGGGGGTCGGCCCGCTGGCCGACGGCGACACGGTCGAGATCGACGTCGAGGGGGTGGGAACCCTCGAACACTCGGTACGGGTTCCCTAG
- a CDS encoding class I SAM-dependent methyltransferase, with translation MVERDDVRRAYDELAEVYAAQRSEDGTGTERLETFLESLPSSARVLDAGCGQGTPILGRLRDSTDAVGVDFSREQLRLAAGNVPGASLVRGDMTTLPFATGAFDAVVAYWSLIHVPMDDHPTVVDEFARVLRPGGRLLLCEGTTEWVGENTDWLDSGVTMTWNIAGAETTREQLRDAGFEIVDEWGVPEELGEDEDDADDEPWTFFSARLDG, from the coding sequence ATGGTCGAGCGAGACGACGTTCGTCGGGCCTACGACGAACTCGCGGAGGTCTACGCCGCACAGCGGAGCGAAGACGGCACCGGCACGGAGCGTCTCGAGACGTTCCTCGAGTCCCTCCCGTCGTCGGCCCGCGTGCTGGACGCCGGTTGCGGGCAGGGGACGCCGATCCTCGGCCGACTGCGCGACTCGACCGACGCCGTCGGCGTCGACTTCTCGCGGGAACAGCTACGGCTGGCGGCGGGGAACGTCCCCGGCGCGTCCCTCGTCCGGGGGGACATGACGACGCTGCCGTTCGCGACCGGCGCGTTCGACGCCGTGGTCGCGTACTGGTCGCTGATCCACGTCCCGATGGACGACCACCCGACGGTCGTCGACGAGTTCGCACGCGTCCTGCGTCCGGGCGGTCGGCTGCTCCTCTGCGAGGGGACGACCGAGTGGGTCGGCGAGAACACGGACTGGCTCGACAGCGGCGTGACGATGACGTGGAACATCGCCGGCGCCGAAACGACGCGAGAGCAGTTGCGAGACGCCGGATTCGAAATCGTCGACGAGTGGGGCGTCCCCGAGGAGCTGGGTGAAGACGAAGACGACGCCGACGACGAGCCGTGGACGTTCTTCTCGGCGCGACTCGACGGGTGA
- a CDS encoding cbb3-type cytochrome c oxidase subunit I, giving the protein MNAIPGGLRTDQQPPMAIPLRHFVVALAFLVVGVGGGAALAVARGPGLAPLAHRHALLVGWIALTIMGAMTQFVPVWSGVTIHSRRLAVAQLWLAVAGLVGFLAGLLAGAFELLPAFAAVLAVGILTFVYNVGRTLLRARPFDTIERHFALALVCFALVATFGLGLAVDFTTPVFEPLSIARSEAILVHATLALYGAVLLTVIGALGQLAKMFTQATLEPVDDALLLGEEALVVGGLAVLVVGRGTGWEAAARVGGLALLVGVVAFAVVIARLLARATVDPSPMTRRYWVVVASLIAWAGLAAPAWWDDPASYATLFGHPEGRNLLLFGVLAFVVVGSLYHIVPFIIWIERYSDRIGLEKVPMIDDLYDDRLERADFAATLVGAAGLVAGELLSLAATVRAAAGLLATVGFALFVANLLLTIHRHGPGLAGVLAGDLGTDEDGAVEGVDAAER; this is encoded by the coding sequence ATGAACGCGATTCCCGGGGGGTTGCGGACCGATCAGCAGCCGCCGATGGCGATCCCGCTGCGCCACTTCGTCGTCGCGCTGGCGTTTCTCGTCGTCGGCGTCGGAGGCGGGGCCGCCCTCGCGGTCGCGAGGGGGCCGGGGCTGGCGCCGCTCGCCCACCGCCACGCGCTGCTGGTCGGCTGGATCGCGCTGACGATCATGGGCGCGATGACGCAGTTCGTCCCCGTCTGGTCCGGCGTGACGATCCACTCCAGACGGCTCGCGGTCGCCCAGCTCTGGCTCGCCGTCGCGGGGCTCGTCGGCTTCCTCGCGGGCCTGCTCGCGGGGGCGTTCGAACTCCTGCCCGCGTTCGCCGCGGTGCTCGCCGTCGGGATCCTGACGTTCGTCTACAACGTCGGCCGGACGCTGCTGCGGGCTCGGCCGTTCGATACGATCGAGCGCCACTTCGCGCTCGCGCTCGTCTGCTTCGCGCTCGTCGCGACGTTCGGCCTCGGCCTCGCGGTCGACTTCACGACGCCGGTCTTCGAACCGCTCTCGATCGCCCGAAGCGAGGCGATCCTCGTCCACGCGACCCTCGCGCTCTACGGCGCGGTCCTGCTGACGGTGATCGGCGCGCTCGGCCAGCTCGCGAAGATGTTCACGCAGGCGACCCTCGAACCGGTCGACGACGCGCTCCTGCTCGGCGAGGAGGCCCTCGTGGTCGGCGGCCTCGCGGTGCTGGTCGTCGGCCGCGGGACGGGCTGGGAGGCGGCGGCGCGCGTCGGCGGCCTCGCGCTGCTCGTCGGCGTGGTCGCCTTCGCCGTCGTGATCGCGCGACTGCTCGCGCGCGCCACGGTCGACCCCAGCCCGATGACGCGGCGCTACTGGGTCGTCGTCGCCTCCCTGATCGCGTGGGCGGGACTGGCCGCGCCCGCGTGGTGGGACGACCCGGCGAGTTACGCGACGCTGTTCGGCCATCCCGAGGGGCGGAACCTGTTGCTGTTCGGCGTCCTCGCGTTCGTCGTCGTCGGCAGCCTCTACCACATCGTCCCCTTTATCATCTGGATCGAGCGCTACAGCGACCGGATCGGCCTCGAGAAGGTGCCGATGATCGACGACCTCTACGACGACCGCCTCGAACGCGCGGACTTCGCCGCGACCCTCGTCGGCGCCGCCGGCCTCGTCGCCGGCGAACTGCTCTCGCTCGCGGCGACCGTCCGCGCCGCGGCCGGCCTCCTCGCGACGGTCGGCTTCGCCCTGTTCGTCGCCAACCTCCTGCTGACGATCCACCGCCACGGTCCCGGTCTGGCGGGCGTCCTCGCGGGCGACCTCGGGACGGACGAGGACGGCGCCGTCGAGGGCGTCGACGCCGCCGAGCGCTGA
- a CDS encoding TIGR04053 family radical SAM/SPASM domain-containing protein has product MRPGRIDTSNRPFVLIWELTQACALACDHCRADAHPERDPGELSTEEGKALLADAAEFGDGQLVVLSGGDPLVRDDVEELVAYGDDLGLRMTITPSGTHSLTRERIEALADAGLKRMAVSLDGASPEAHDAFRGEDGSFEETLRAIEDARAAGIPVQVNTTVCQETVGELPEIRTLLAEVGAVMWSVFFLVPVGRGRILDPIDPEEADAVMAWLADAGETEPFGVKTTEAPHYRRVSIQRRVESGDLDPEERDSGVRRRSGIVAGDGFAFVSHTGEVYPSGFLPESAGNVRDRPVYELYRETPLFRALRDRDRLKGKCGACPYRHVCGGSRSRAYAHTGDPLESDPLCPFVPEEYDGPLPWDDGDSVPDAATGD; this is encoded by the coding sequence ATGCGCCCCGGTCGGATCGACACGTCGAATCGTCCGTTCGTCCTCATCTGGGAGCTCACGCAGGCCTGCGCGCTGGCCTGCGACCACTGCCGGGCCGACGCCCACCCCGAACGCGACCCCGGGGAGCTCTCGACCGAGGAGGGGAAGGCCCTGCTGGCGGACGCCGCCGAGTTCGGCGACGGCCAACTCGTCGTGCTCTCGGGCGGGGACCCCCTCGTCCGCGACGACGTCGAGGAACTGGTCGCCTACGGCGACGACCTCGGCCTGCGGATGACGATCACGCCGAGCGGGACGCACTCGCTCACCCGCGAGCGGATCGAGGCGCTCGCCGACGCCGGTCTCAAGCGGATGGCCGTCAGCCTCGACGGCGCCTCGCCCGAGGCCCACGACGCCTTCCGCGGCGAGGACGGCAGCTTCGAGGAGACACTGCGAGCGATCGAGGACGCGAGGGCTGCGGGCATCCCGGTACAGGTCAACACCACCGTCTGCCAGGAGACCGTCGGCGAACTCCCGGAGATCCGGACGCTCCTCGCGGAGGTCGGCGCGGTCATGTGGAGCGTCTTCTTTCTCGTCCCCGTCGGCCGGGGGCGCATCCTCGACCCGATCGACCCCGAGGAGGCCGACGCCGTGATGGCCTGGCTCGCCGACGCAGGCGAGACCGAGCCGTTCGGCGTGAAGACGACCGAGGCGCCACACTACCGCCGCGTGTCGATCCAGCGCCGCGTGGAGTCCGGCGACCTCGACCCCGAGGAGCGCGACTCGGGCGTCCGCCGTCGCAGCGGCATCGTCGCCGGCGACGGCTTCGCGTTCGTCAGCCACACCGGCGAGGTGTACCCCTCCGGCTTCCTGCCCGAGTCCGCCGGCAACGTCCGCGACCGGCCCGTCTACGAACTCTACCGCGAGACGCCGCTGTTCCGCGCGCTCCGTGACCGCGACCGGCTGAAAGGCAAGTGCGGCGCCTGTCCCTACCGGCACGTCTGCGGCGGCAGTCGCTCGCGGGCGTACGCCCACACCGGCGACCCGCTGGAGAGCGACCCACTCTGTCCGTTCGTCCCCGAGGAGTACGACGGCCCGCTGCCGTGGGACGACGGCGACTCGGTCCCGGACGCGGCGACGGGCGACTGA
- a CDS encoding TIGR04347 family pseudo-SAM/SPASM protein → MISISKLLCDLDAEGDGLRYDAADESEKPQITERKQRRPVVVWNVTRRCNLYCAHCYAAAQTEPAPGEFSTAEAKAFLDQLVDYGAPVVLFSGGEPLVRNDLIELVDYAADAGLRPVLSTNGTLLTREKAAALRDAGLQYAGISVDGLPERNDRFRGKDGAFEAAVRGIEACLDVGLKTGLRYTITEANAPDLEGVVDLLSDVGLDRFCFYHLDYGGRGAEIADIDLTPREKREAVRRLCDLTLEYHDRGEEIETLLVGNYADAGFLVEYARERFGPEKAAAVYEYLERNGGDPTGERIADVDYQGNVHPTQFWQGYSLGNVRDRPFGEIWEDESNPLLSALREREKHLTGKCSSCRYASICRGASRLRALSTTGDLFAPDPQCYLRDDEIQYDGPIAGGLAD, encoded by the coding sequence GTGATCTCGATCAGCAAACTCCTCTGTGACCTCGACGCGGAGGGCGACGGCCTGCGCTACGACGCGGCCGACGAGTCCGAGAAGCCCCAGATCACCGAGCGCAAGCAGCGCCGGCCCGTCGTCGTCTGGAACGTGACGCGGCGCTGTAACCTCTACTGTGCACACTGTTACGCGGCCGCCCAGACCGAACCCGCGCCGGGGGAGTTCTCCACCGCCGAGGCGAAGGCGTTTCTCGATCAACTGGTCGACTACGGCGCCCCCGTCGTGCTCTTCTCCGGGGGCGAACCGCTCGTCCGGAACGACCTGATCGAACTCGTCGACTACGCCGCCGACGCCGGCTTGCGGCCGGTGCTCTCGACGAACGGGACGCTGCTCACCCGCGAGAAGGCCGCCGCGCTCCGGGACGCCGGCCTGCAGTACGCCGGCATCTCCGTCGACGGCCTCCCCGAGCGCAACGACCGCTTCCGCGGGAAAGACGGCGCGTTCGAGGCCGCGGTGCGGGGCATCGAGGCCTGCCTCGACGTCGGGCTGAAGACCGGCCTCCGGTACACGATCACCGAGGCGAACGCCCCCGACCTCGAGGGGGTCGTCGACCTGCTCTCGGACGTCGGTCTCGACCGCTTCTGTTTCTACCACCTCGACTACGGCGGCCGCGGCGCCGAAATCGCCGACATCGACCTCACGCCCCGGGAGAAACGCGAGGCCGTCCGTCGGCTCTGTGACCTCACCCTCGAGTACCACGACCGCGGGGAGGAGATCGAGACCCTGCTGGTCGGCAACTACGCCGACGCGGGTTTCCTCGTCGAGTACGCCCGCGAGCGCTTCGGGCCGGAGAAGGCCGCCGCCGTCTACGAGTACCTCGAACGGAACGGCGGCGACCCGACCGGCGAGCGGATCGCGGACGTCGACTACCAGGGCAACGTCCACCCGACACAGTTCTGGCAGGGCTACAGCCTCGGGAACGTCCGCGACCGCCCGTTCGGCGAGATCTGGGAGGACGAGTCGAACCCGCTGCTGTCGGCGCTGCGCGAACGCGAGAAGCACCTCACCGGGAAATGTTCGTCCTGCCGGTACGCGTCGATCTGTCGGGGTGCCTCGCGACTGCGCGCGCTCTCGACGACCGGTGACCTGTTCGCGCCCGACCCGCAGTGTTACCTGCGCGACGATGAGATCCAGTACGACGGGCCGATCGCGGGCGGCCTCGCGGACTGA